The genomic segment gttttaaatcaactggtgccagaatgttaaacagatttgtaaattactcctaattaaaaatcataatccttccagtacttatcagcggctgtatactacagaggaagttgtatttctttctggaaatattttctgtctgaccatagtgctctctgctgacacctctgtccatgtcaggaactgtccagagtacaagcaaatccccatagcaaacctctcctgttctggacagttcctcaaatggacagaggtgccagcagaaaacactgtgctcctctggagcatacagcagctgataagtactggtagggttaagatttttatatagaagtcatttacaaatctgttttactttgcagcaccagttgatttaaaaaaaaatgttttccactggagtacccctttaattccttcccCTCAGATAGGACTAGATGTAACCTGGGATGTTCTAGGCTCCTCTCAGGAGTCTTGGTAATACCCCAAATGGTTCTGGGTCATGAGGCCTAgcctaatggaaggagaggaGACCAGGTCCTCCTTTCACCTCCTGACTCTAAGGTAGTCTACACTAGATTGGACTAAACAGGATTTTGTCTGTAGAGACAGATAAACCCCTCCCACACGCCCGGAACATTCTgtaatataatacaatgtatatagtgctTTGTATAGGACCCTTACTCTTTACATGTTTAATACTATTTAAATGCAATAGCACAGTGGTTTCAAAGTCTGGccttccagatgtggcaaaacttcaacttccagcatgcccggaccgccaacatgcttggagttgaagttttgccacatctggagggccacagtttaagaccactgagcAGAACCCTGTACTGGAAtaccatggatggatggatggatggacggACGTTACATTGCCCAATAATATCTTTTTTGAGCCATTTGTAGTGCTACATAATATCTTAGTGGAGATAAAGATAAAGCAGAAATATGGGCCAACTAGGAGAGTGATCATCGATGCACTGAGACAAGGAGCTGACAGGCGAGATACTTGATCGAGATTAGAAGACAATCTTTGGCCCGCATTCAGTTTGGAATGTAACATACAATGAGGAAAAGGATCACATTGTCACGTAGAGCTGGGAATTGTGCAGCCCTGAGATCACCCAGAACCAATTTCCCTGGCTACTTGCGTATCTGCCCTAGACAGCAGATCCACAACTAGACGGGGGTCCCTGCACTATATAAGGTGCAGGGGTGTCACGAGTCAAGACAGAACTGTACGTGCGGAGGTCGGAGCCGAGGTCAGGACACCAAGTGTTACCAGGCATGAAGAAACAAACAGGGAACTAAGGTAATATATAATGGCAGATATGCAAAGTAGTAACAAACAGGTATAAGGAAAATATAATGGCAAGTATATAGAGTACTAACTAACAggtttagaaaaaaaagtaaaacggcaGCTCTAAGAGTAATACGAGGTTTCCAGGAAGATGTGGCAGGTAACTGAAGTCAGAACACTATACAGATGAGAATTTTGATCTTCCAGATTAAAAAAGACTGAAAAGAAGTACAACACACAATGCTAGGGGCAAAGCAAGAAAAGCAATGGATCAGAACCTATACCGATGTGAAGTATAAAATGCAAACAGGTCAGAATACAAGTCAGGATAGAGGTTCAAGTAAAAGACAAGACTGAACAGAAGTATAACACACAAAGCTAGGGGCAAGGCAAGAGAAGCAATGGATCAGGACATATGCTGAGGTGAAGTACAAATCACAAACAGGTCCAAATATAAGTCAGGATACAGGTTCAGGTAACAGATATAAACTAGACAGGATAAAACTGACCATCATTACAGACAGATCACAAGGCAAAAAGGACTAAGCAGAAACTACATAAGGGATCAGAACTGCATGGCTAAAGTCATGGCTAAATCAAACTAAGTCAGAAATGAAACAGACAAGACTAAATTGAAGCAAATCAAGAGCAAAGGCAGAAGGCTGAGGAGGCATCCGATACCCCTGCTTAGCTGCCAATTGGCCCAGGCTTGTAACTTCTCTCTGACCAGAGCGCAACATGCAAACATACCTCCCAATCCTCCTGTATCCGGCGGGACAGTCCCACTTTTGCGGTGATGTCCCGCCATCCCGAAACGGCCTCCACATGTCTTTTGAGGCATCTACTGTTAATGCAGTGCTCGGTGGGAAGATTGAAAGgttgaagagccattggctcctcatcCTGTCAATTACTCTTGTGCCCACAATAGGTCGGGCCGAGCTCTTCCTCTGCACTCCGGAGGCTCTGAcgcatgtgtgatgtcatcagacccCGCAGCACAGAGGAAGAGAAAGGAAGAGGACGTGCAAAGGGAGGAAGACAGAAGAAAAGACCCGCTGGAGGTAAGTATACATGCAGGCATGTGGGGCGCTTGCGAGGGACACTGCTGGCCACCtactgtgggagacactgctggccacctaatgtgggggacactgctagccacctactgtgggggacactgccggccacctactgtgggggacactgctggccaactaatgtgggaaacactgccggacacctaatgggggggggacagtgccgTCAGTTTGATaaaggctttggccgaaacgcgtctaAAATAATTGTATTTGCACCGTGTTTTTCAATAAACACATTTCACTTGGCAGAAGATTATagcgagtgccgggatttctcTTTTCACTATTGCCATTTATTCCACGTGTACCACCAAGGGACTTGAGTGCCGACCCTTATTTGTTCCTTTTgtactgtgggggacactgcaggccacctaatatgggggacactgCCGgccgcctactgtgggggacactgctggcctcctaatgtgggggacactgccggccacctactgtgggggacagtgccagccacctaatgtgggggacactgccgGCCGCCTACTGTGGGAGACATTGCCGGGGGCCTACTGTTGGGGACACTGCCGGCCGCCTACTGTGGGAGACACTGCCAGGGGCCTACTGTTGGGGACACTGCCGgcggcctactgtgggggacactgatggtgacctattgtgggggacactgctggcggcctactgtgggggacattgCTGGCCTACTATGAGGGGGActtctgctacctacctaatgtgggggacatctactgCTATCCACTCTACTAAGGGGGGCATACAAGGGCATACAGTTTTGGGCATTATAGTTATTGGAAAAGTGTGAAATTGTTTTTCCCGCCATGTTCTCCAGAGATGAGTCGTAAccggaagaaatcatcatggcatctgagctgtagaagaaaaaggaaagtgattgcgatcagagaagacgtcacctgatataactgtatgtaatctcttatatggtctgtagtgtaatgatgggagttgttgttacctGATATaactatgtaatctcttatatggtctgtagtgtaatgatgggagttgttgtcagtcacctgatataactgtatgtaatctcttatatggtctgtagtgtaatgatgggagttgttgtcagtcacctgatataactgtatgtaatcacttatatggtctgtagtgtaatgatgggggttgttgtcagtcacctgatataactgtatgtaatctcttatatggtctgtagtgataatgatgggagttgttgtcagtctcctgatataactgtatgtaatcacttatatgtctgtagtggtaatgatgggggttgttgtcagtcacctgatataactgtatgtaatctcttatatgtctgtagtggtaatgatgggggttgttgtcagtcacctgatataactgtatgtaatctcttatatggtctgtagtgtaatgatgggggttgttgtcctgatataactgtatgtaatctcttatatggtctatagtggtaatgatgggggttgttgtcaacagaaaatcctgtgcatcaaatctgcgcagaatactgtacatgtgaacggaCCATTAACAGGAataatgttgtcagtctgtcacctaAATTTAGGAGGACGTCCTAtcctgacagactgacaacattcCTGTTAATGGTcagttcacatgtacagtattctgcgcagatttgatgcacaggattttctgctacagatttcaatgtaaattaaatgactgaattcagcttcaaatcctgtgcagaatactgtacgtgtgaatagatcctaatGAGATATTCCTATTCTGTAGCTGCAGGCGTGGTTAGGGCGTGGCGGAGGGCGTGGTTAGTGGTTGCGGATAGGGGCGGGACTTGTCCCTCTTTGCTCCTAACAAAATTTGGGAGGTATGTGTAAGGCCTGGCCAGGTGTGATCATTACACCCAAACTGCACAGTACTAAGAGTGAAGAATGGATGTATTCCAAGGATACATATACAGACAAAATGAGGGTAATACACCCCTTACAATCTCTGAGAAAATAAGGGGGCTCAATGTTAGTAAGGAGCACGCACACAAGAGCTAACCATCTATGAAACAATAGAGTAATATATAGCAGTGCTTGATTTGTACAATGGTCCAGCCATCTATTGTAAATAGGGTAGTGcatatataggaggatgggacagtcATCAGACAGTCCTTGTATGTACAGATAAAGGGTATGGAATGTAGGGGTTCACTTCTGAATGAAGCATGCGAGGGTAAAAGGAAAGGAAGGAAAGGATGGGTTTGTTGGTGTTCACCCTATAGTCTATAACCTTACAATATCCAAAATAGGGATAGATAGATtgacattagatagatagatagatagatagatagatagaactcTGAGTAGGTTTTGCACCAGGGCTACTCCTGCAGTAATAGGATTTGGACTCTGTTCCCCACTTGAGTAGTTGTAAAGCTCATAAACATAAAGCCTTGTTGCCATTACATTTACTTTATTACCTGCTCATAATACAGAGCGTCTCCTTTCACACCTGAAGTCCTGCACTTGGTGAGAACTACCTCCGGTCTTAGCTGTTCTCTGCAGATTTCCCCTTGTCTGAAGCCTGAAATGGAGACACCTGAATTTGGAAAAAAAGACGAGATCTCCTGCACCTACTGCGTCCAGTCTCCGGTGCCCGCTACTAGAACATGTCTGCACTGTGAAGCTTCTCTGTGTGAAGAACATGTAAAGGTCCACAGTAAGTCTACAGAACATATCTTGGTAGAACCCACCACTTCCATCAAGGATATGAAGTGTTCTATCCACAATAAAGTCATTGAGTTCTGCTGCTCCAAGGACGGAGCCTGTATCTGTGTGTCATGTTGTATCATCGGAGAACATCGAGGTCACAAGGTGGACCCACTCAAGGAGGCCTTCGAgaagagaaaagcaagttttaaaGATTCCTTGGATAACTTGGCTTTGGAGAGAGAAGAGAATGAGAAAAAACTTGAGAGACTGTTAGAGAAACGGGACAACATGCAAGGGACGGCAACAGGGGTGACAGAAAGGGTGGCTGCCCTTTTTCGAGACATGAGTGAACAGCTAGAGGCCCTTCAGGCCAGGGCAATGACTGAGGTCTCAAGGCAGGAGCAACAAGTCATGGTCCGGGTCAACGGTTTGATTGAACAACTGGAGAAGAAGAAGGATGAACTCTCAAAAAAGATGAACCACCTCGAGGAGCTGCGTAATGTCACCAACCCGCTAACAGTGCTGAGGGGAACATCTCATGAACAGATAAAGTGTAGGAACTCTCAAAAAACCAACGAAAGTGACAATGATATCCAAGTATCTAGCAGTGTAGACGAGGGCCCCGTCTCCCTTATCCTACACATAGGGCTCCTAAACTTTGCCGAGAATCTGCAGGACCTCAAAGCCTTACGACAATTTACAGGAATAAAAAAGGCCGACGTTACATTCGATGTGAACACGGCTCAACATAAAATCCTCGTTTCAAGTGACCTGAAGTTGGCTTCGCACTCCACGACATCTCAAAAGTACCCAGAAACCCCTGAGAGGTTTAAGTCGTGTCAAGTCTTGAGCACCAATGAATTCACCGCTGGTCAACACTACTGGGAGGTGGATGTGAGCAAAGCCAAGAGGTGGATCATTGGGGTGGCCCTCAAGAGCATCGAGAGGAAGATCGCCGGTAACGAGTCTTTTCTCGGGTACAACAAGAAGTCTTGGACcttattttaccaaaaatttctcGGAGTCTCTCACAACAACGTACAGAACACAGTGGTCTCCGATTCAACCGTGCAAGGAGTTGGGATCTACCTTGACTATGACGCCGGGTACCTGTCCTTCTATCAGCTGAACCCTAGCAGACACTTGCATACCTTCACCGCCACCTTCGATGAGCCCCTCCACGCCGCCTTCTACATATTTGACGACAGCTGCATTAAAATTATATCTTAGAATTAATATCTGAGGATGTAATCTGGAAAATGGAGCTTCTTGGACACTTGACCCTGTGAAGGATCCTTTCACTTCACTAGTTAATTTCTTCGAGGTTTTTGGTACAATAGAAGCACCTGGGGACTATGACATAAGTATGTATCCCTTCTATGTAGTTTATGTGCTGTTTTATAGAGATTTTCAGATATTTTAGGCTTTTCTATGGTATTGGTCTTCCTCTTCTATAAATAGGTGCATATTTGGGACTGTAACTTTTTTAGACCTATCATACAATGTTTAGGGGTTTGGAGGTGCAGCACCTATAAGATTATGGAGTTCGCACCAAATTTGGGCTATACAATGCCAGTGGATCTAGATAGTGGCAAGAAGGTCTGCAGATGTATCCCGTGACATACCAGTGGTGGGACTATTGTCTTCAATGGAAGGAAtgtagtctactagtgactacattcagtTCATTTTCTGAACATATACTATTAATTAGTAGAACTGCGGTCTTCAaacctgtgaacctccagctgttgcacagatacaactcccagcatacctggacagccaacggctgtccaggtatgctgggagttgtatcttCGCAACAGttagaggtccacaggttggagacctagGCTCTAGGACAATGGGGCCATAtaatgggaggtgtagttttgcaacagttggaggggcgcagtttggaaaacactgtcctggaAGGAGGGAATGTTAGATAATATATaattttccctttaaaggggtactccggtggaaaacacatttttaaaatcaactaatgccagaaagttatacagatttgtaagttacttctatttaaaaatcttaatccttccagtacttattagctgctgtatgctccagagaaagttgtgtagttcttttcagtttgaccacagtgctctctgctgacacctctgtccatgtcaggaactgtccagagcaggagaggtttgctatggggattttctcctgctctggacagttcctgacacggaccgaggtggtcagacagaaagtaaattcaaaaagaaaagaacttcctctggagcaaaaaaaaaaaagaaaaaaacggaaaattgataaataaatacataaatgaattgcaaaaatcaacaaaattgttgtATAATGCTGTTAACgtattatagattttttttttggtcttgattttttattactaaaGCTCTTTGATCTTCACTCACTTGTCATTTCATTCATATGTAGAGGTGACACCCCATCTTCTTCGTTTTCGGGGGTACGCTGTCTTCATttgatttttgtatttttgccTTTTAATTAAAatcaagttaataaaaaaaatatatatatataaaaaaaataaaaaataaaaacaatgttcCATTTACATAGAGACAaatgtggtgaaatgattaacaGGATAACGTGATTGATCTTCGGGTGTGCGGTGATTTATAACTTTATAATATGCGTCTAATGTGTCAGCCGTCGGCGCCGGCATTGTTTCTTCTCTGTATTACATTCTGAGTTGTATAGAGTGATAG from the Hyla sarda isolate aHylSar1 chromosome 8, aHylSar1.hap1, whole genome shotgun sequence genome contains:
- the LOC130285340 gene encoding tripartite motif-containing protein 16-like; this translates as METPEFGKKDEISCTYCVQSPVPATRTCLHCEASLCEEHVKVHSKSTEHILVEPTTSIKDMKCSIHNKVIEFCCSKDGACICVSCCIIGEHRGHKVDPLKEAFEKRKASFKDSLDNLALEREENEKKLERLLEKRDNMQGTATGVTERVAALFRDMSEQLEALQARAMTEVSRQEQQVMVRVNGLIEQLEKKKDELSKKMNHLEELRNVTNPLTVLRGTSHEQIKCRNSQKTNESDNDIQVSSSVDEGPVSLILHIGLLNFAENLQDLKALRQFTGIKKADVTFDVNTAQHKILVSSDLKLASHSTTSQKYPETPERFKSCQVLSTNEFTAGQHYWEVDVSKAKRWIIGVALKSIERKIAGNESFLGYNKKSWTLFYQKFLGVSHNNVQNTVVSDSTVQGVGIYLDYDAGYLSFYQLNPSRHLHTFTATFDEPLHAAFYIFDDSCIKIIS